From a single Calothrix sp. NIES-2098 genomic region:
- a CDS encoding sugar transferase yields MTAQSSLLSGKRGLRQDASTSARTLLKRGQQKKTPRIKPKGLSFQGLNGEFAKRLFDIVFSLFVLIVFFPVYLILALLIACSSEGPIFYVQERVGKNYKPFNCIKFRTMVSNADEILVQMMETSPQMRQEFESSFKLKHDPRITKIGRFLRITSLDEFPQFWNVLKGDMSVVGPRPLVAEELPKYGYHIDRILTIRPGITGLWQVSGRNDIPYPRRVQIDLHYVKFRTFWLDLWIILKTIDVVIMPKNNGAY; encoded by the coding sequence ATGACTGCCCAGAGCTCACTCCTCTCCGGCAAGCGAGGCCTACGGCAAGACGCTAGTACGTCTGCGCGTACTTTGTTAAAAAGGGGCCAACAAAAAAAGACTCCTAGGATAAAACCCAAAGGTTTGTCTTTTCAAGGTTTAAACGGAGAGTTTGCCAAGCGCCTGTTTGATATTGTGTTTTCTCTGTTTGTTTTGATCGTATTTTTCCCTGTGTACTTAATCCTGGCCTTACTGATTGCTTGCAGCTCAGAAGGTCCGATTTTTTATGTACAAGAAAGGGTAGGTAAAAACTACAAGCCCTTTAATTGTATTAAATTTCGCACAATGGTGAGCAATGCTGATGAAATTCTCGTACAAATGATGGAAACATCCCCGCAGATGCGGCAAGAATTTGAAAGCAGCTTTAAGCTTAAACATGACCCCAGAATTACTAAAATTGGGCGGTTTTTGCGAATTACTAGCTTAGATGAATTTCCCCAGTTCTGGAATGTTTTAAAAGGGGATATGAGTGTTGTTGGCCCGCGACCTTTAGTAGCTGAAGAACTTCCCAAATATGGCTACCACATCGATCGGATTTTAACGATCCGTCCGGGAATTACAGGATTGTGGCAAGTTTCTGGGCGCAATGACATTCCCTATCCTAGAAGAGTTCAAATAGACCTACATTATGTCAAATTTAGAACTTTTTGGCTCGATTTATGGATCATCTTGAAAACAATTGATGTAGTTATTATGCCTAAAAATAATGGAGCCTACTGA